In Deinococcus ficus, a single genomic region encodes these proteins:
- a CDS encoding VOC family protein produces the protein MNPIQGLHHLTVMASDPQKNVDFFTQVLGQRLVKVTVNFDDPGTYHLYYGDETGAPGTIMTYFPWPGAARGQRGNGEIVAAAYAAPAASQGYWTTRLQSFGVPFSEHTRFGSPAVRFEDPDGLWVELIFEDGAAVPSFWPNSPVPREHALSGFHSVTGWVAQTARTEALLTGPLGFTRVGSEPDAEGTRTRYRGQSDGVGLYIDLVERPGQPHGQFSAGSVHHVALRTVDDTEQLEYQTLLGEHGYQVTPVQDRQYFHSIYFREHSGILFEVATDAPGFPDDEPVEGLGKHLKLPAWYESKRAAIEARIKPIVNHEYGVTIGGKGHGQTSSQPGASISAGPRVDGPHQGQPVMTTGRALQDARAAVILVHGRGGSAEDILNLSQQFNLSAFAYVAPQAQGHTWYPESFLAPLDRNEPGLSSGLQMIDDVVATLGEQGIAPEHIVIGGFSQGACLALEYVARNARRYGGVFAFSGGLIGPDGTPRDYPGTLDGTPVFIGCSDVDGHIPLRRVEESAEILAGHGAKVDKRIYPGMGHTINEDEISAVQKMLQDVAALSV, from the coding sequence ATGAATCCGATCCAGGGCCTGCACCACCTCACCGTCATGGCGAGCGACCCGCAGAAGAACGTGGACTTCTTTACGCAGGTGCTCGGACAGCGCCTGGTCAAGGTCACCGTCAACTTCGACGACCCCGGCACCTACCACCTCTACTACGGCGACGAAACCGGCGCGCCCGGCACCATCATGACCTACTTCCCCTGGCCCGGCGCCGCCCGCGGCCAGCGCGGCAACGGCGAAATCGTCGCCGCCGCCTACGCCGCCCCGGCCGCCTCACAGGGCTACTGGACCACCCGCCTGCAGAGCTTCGGCGTCCCCTTCAGCGAACACACCCGCTTCGGCAGCCCCGCCGTCCGCTTCGAGGACCCCGACGGCCTGTGGGTCGAACTGATCTTCGAGGACGGCGCGGCCGTGCCGAGCTTCTGGCCGAACAGCCCCGTGCCCCGCGAACACGCCCTCAGCGGCTTTCACAGCGTGACCGGCTGGGTCGCCCAGACCGCCCGCACCGAGGCGCTGCTCACCGGCCCCCTGGGCTTCACCCGGGTCGGCAGCGAACCGGACGCCGAAGGAACGCGCACCCGTTACCGCGGTCAGTCCGACGGCGTGGGCCTGTACATCGACCTGGTCGAGCGCCCCGGCCAGCCCCACGGGCAGTTCAGCGCCGGCAGCGTTCACCACGTCGCGCTGCGCACCGTGGACGACACCGAGCAGCTCGAATACCAGACTCTGCTGGGCGAGCACGGCTATCAGGTCACGCCCGTGCAGGACCGCCAGTACTTCCACTCCATCTACTTCCGGGAGCACTCCGGCATCCTCTTCGAAGTCGCCACCGACGCCCCCGGCTTCCCCGACGACGAGCCCGTCGAGGGACTCGGCAAGCACCTGAAACTGCCCGCCTGGTACGAAAGCAAACGGGCCGCGATCGAAGCGCGGATCAAGCCCATCGTGAACCACGAGTACGGCGTGACCATCGGCGGCAAGGGACACGGCCAGACCTCGTCTCAGCCCGGCGCCAGCATTTCAGCCGGACCACGGGTCGACGGTCCCCATCAGGGCCAGCCGGTCATGACCACGGGCCGCGCCCTGCAGGACGCCCGGGCGGCGGTGATCCTGGTGCACGGCCGCGGCGGCAGCGCCGAGGACATCCTGAACCTCTCCCAGCAGTTCAACCTGTCCGCCTTCGCCTACGTCGCCCCGCAGGCACAGGGGCACACCTGGTACCCGGAGAGCTTCCTCGCGCCGCTGGACCGCAACGAACCCGGCCTGTCCTCCGGCCTGCAGATGATCGACGACGTGGTCGCCACCTTGGGTGAGCAGGGCATCGCGCCCGAGCACATCGTCATCGGCGGCTTCTCGCAGGGCGCCTGCCTGGCCCTGGAATACGTGGCCCGCAACGCCCGGCGGTACGGCGGCGTGTTCGCCTTTTCCGGCGGTCTGATCGGCCCGGACGGCACGCCCCGCGACTACCCCGGCACGCTGGACGGCACGCCCGTCTTCATCGGCTGCAGCGACGTGGACGGCCACATTCCGCTCCGCCGGGTGGAGGAAAGCGCCGAGATTCTCGCCGGTCACGGCGCGAAGGTGGACAAGCGCATCTACCCGGGGATGGGCCACACCATCAACGAGGACGAAATCAGCGCCGTGCAGAAGATGTTGCAGGACGTCGCGGCCCTCAGCGTCTGA
- a CDS encoding maleylacetate reductase, which translates to MTTLPFTFEPLPTRVIFGPGSRDQLTAEVQRLGVRQVLVLSTPGQAGRAGELAAQLGDLAAGTFSGAVMHTPLRVTEQALDQVRHLRADGLVAFGGGSTTGLSKAIALRTDLPQLILPTTYAGSEMTPILGETQGGRKTTRRTQAVLPETVIYDVELTLTLPPAVSASSGVNAVAHAAEALYARNGNPVTTLMAEEALRALSQALPVIVREPQNPEARSQAMLGAWLAGSVLGSVDMALHHKLAHVLGGTFNLPHAELHAALLPHTIAYNAPAVPAAVQRMARALGTRDAAQGLYELNRTLGIEPALQALGMPESGLSQAAALAVQAPYPNPAPLEERALLALLRRAWAGDPPQ; encoded by the coding sequence TTGACCACACTCCCCTTCACGTTTGAACCACTGCCCACCCGCGTGATTTTCGGGCCGGGCAGCCGCGACCAGCTCACCGCCGAGGTCCAGCGCCTGGGCGTCCGGCAGGTCCTGGTGCTGTCCACGCCTGGCCAGGCCGGCCGGGCCGGCGAGCTGGCCGCACAGCTGGGTGACCTGGCGGCCGGCACGTTCAGCGGGGCGGTCATGCACACCCCCCTGAGGGTCACCGAGCAGGCCCTGGACCAGGTCCGGCACCTGCGCGCCGACGGCCTGGTGGCGTTCGGTGGCGGCAGCACCACCGGCCTGAGCAAGGCCATCGCCCTGCGCACGGACCTTCCGCAGCTCATCCTGCCGACCACCTACGCCGGGTCGGAAATGACGCCCATCCTGGGCGAGACGCAAGGCGGACGAAAGACGACCCGGCGGACCCAGGCGGTGCTGCCGGAGACCGTCATCTACGACGTGGAGCTGACCCTCACGCTGCCGCCCGCCGTCAGTGCCAGCAGCGGCGTGAACGCGGTCGCCCACGCGGCCGAAGCGCTCTACGCCAGGAACGGCAACCCGGTCACCACCCTGATGGCCGAGGAAGCCCTCCGCGCGCTGAGCCAGGCGCTGCCCGTCATCGTCAGGGAACCGCAGAACCCGGAGGCCCGCTCGCAGGCGATGCTGGGGGCCTGGCTGGCGGGCAGCGTGCTGGGCAGCGTGGACATGGCGCTGCACCACAAGCTCGCGCACGTCCTGGGCGGCACGTTCAACCTCCCTCACGCCGAACTGCACGCCGCGCTGCTGCCCCACACCATCGCCTACAACGCCCCGGCCGTGCCGGCCGCCGTCCAGCGGATGGCCCGCGCCCTGGGCACCCGGGACGCCGCGCAGGGCCTGTATGAACTCAACCGGACGCTCGGCATCGAGCCGGCGCTTCAGGCCCTCGGGATGCCCGAGAGCGGCCTGAGCCAGGCCGCGGCGCTGGCCGTGCAGGCGCCCTACCCCAACCCGGCCCCTCTGGAGGAGCGGGCACTGCTCGCCCTGCTGCGCCGGGCCTGGGCGGGCGACCCACCACAGTAA
- a CDS encoding NUDIX hydrolase produces the protein MTEELFAIPCIGALIIRVLNGELFMLLQERRKPGIGVEDGLLELPAGKLREYENVFPALRREVREETGLQLTRIHGEAGTDRHSVLGYDVQAFTPYCVTQNLTSGYSILLSTFLCEAEGEPVAQAGETAAPRWTPLSDLAAMLAQHPDAFFPLHLPALRKVVKEPVQPA, from the coding sequence GTGACGGAAGAACTGTTTGCCATTCCGTGTATCGGTGCCCTGATCATCCGTGTCTTGAACGGAGAGTTGTTCATGCTGCTGCAGGAGCGCCGCAAGCCCGGCATCGGCGTCGAGGACGGGCTGCTGGAACTTCCCGCCGGGAAACTGCGCGAGTACGAGAACGTCTTCCCGGCGCTGCGCCGCGAGGTGCGCGAAGAAACCGGGCTGCAGCTCACGCGGATTCACGGCGAGGCGGGAACCGACCGGCACAGCGTCCTCGGGTACGACGTGCAGGCCTTCACGCCCTACTGCGTGACGCAGAACCTGACGTCCGGGTACTCAATCCTGCTCAGCACCTTCCTCTGCGAGGCTGAGGGCGAGCCGGTCGCGCAGGCCGGCGAAACCGCCGCACCCCGCTGGACGCCCCTGAGCGACCTCGCGGCCATGCTCGCTCAGCACCCGGACGCCTTCTTTCCCCTGCACCTCCCTGCCCTGCGCAAGGTTGTGAAGGAGCCTGTGCAGCCTGCGTGA
- a CDS encoding GNAT family N-acetyltransferase, translating to MDVRPYRATDEAACLALFESNTPDFFTLQERADFANYLRTMSDPYFVVEDEGQVVACGGVFVRHDRQTAGLAWGMVGRTEHRRGYGRALLNARLDWLRQHAPEVGEVILDTSQHSAPFFAHLGFETTSIERDHYAPGLDRHDMRLLLGAPGRRPEAP from the coding sequence ATGGACGTCAGACCGTACCGGGCCACAGACGAGGCCGCCTGCCTGGCCCTCTTCGAGAGCAACACGCCCGACTTCTTCACCCTGCAGGAACGAGCCGACTTCGCCAATTACCTCCGCACGATGAGCGACCCGTACTTCGTGGTGGAAGACGAAGGGCAGGTCGTCGCGTGCGGCGGGGTGTTCGTCCGTCACGACAGGCAGACGGCGGGTCTCGCGTGGGGCATGGTGGGTCGGACCGAGCACCGCCGTGGGTACGGCCGGGCGCTGCTGAACGCGCGGCTGGACTGGCTCAGGCAGCACGCCCCGGAGGTGGGGGAGGTGATCCTCGACACGAGTCAGCACAGCGCGCCCTTCTTCGCCCACCTGGGGTTCGAGACCACCAGCATTGAACGGGACCACTACGCCCCGGGCCTCGACCGGCATGACATGCGTTTGCTCCTCGGCGCTCCTGGAAGGAGGCCGGAAGCCCCCTGA
- a CDS encoding TetR/AcrR family transcriptional regulator, translating into MQPRPPRKPRADVIRNRSAILDTARRHFQKHGVHTSLEAVAKDAGVGPGTLYRHFPTREALLAAVLHLHAQNLAARHEELTRTADPQRALQQWLLALEDYLSTFNGLPEPLLTAARASEPDNPLTHPCDQLISMTDNFLRAAQQTGHARADIHSRDLFMAASAVAWIRGTGCADPANLTGLRTLIESGYLSPAGAAAG; encoded by the coding sequence ATGCAGCCCCGTCCCCCGCGCAAACCCCGCGCCGACGTCATCCGCAACCGCAGCGCCATCCTCGACACCGCCCGGCGTCACTTCCAGAAGCACGGTGTCCACACGTCCCTGGAAGCAGTCGCCAAAGACGCCGGCGTCGGCCCAGGCACCCTCTACCGCCACTTCCCCACCCGCGAAGCGCTCCTGGCCGCGGTGCTGCACCTCCATGCCCAGAACCTGGCAGCCCGGCACGAAGAGCTGACCCGAACAGCGGATCCGCAGCGCGCCCTCCAACAATGGCTCCTGGCGCTCGAGGACTACCTCAGTACGTTCAACGGCCTTCCGGAGCCGCTGCTGACCGCCGCCCGCGCCAGCGAACCGGACAACCCCCTGACCCACCCGTGCGACCAGCTCATCTCCATGACCGACAACTTTCTCAGGGCCGCCCAGCAGACAGGCCACGCCCGGGCGGATATTCACAGCCGCGACCTGTTCATGGCAGCGTCAGCGGTCGCCTGGATCCGAGGCACCGGCTGCGCCGACCCGGCCAACCTCACCGGTCTGCGCACCCTCATCGAAAGCGGCTACCTCTCCCCTGCTGGCGCCGCAGCCGGGTGA
- a CDS encoding LLM class flavin-dependent oxidoreductase, whose protein sequence is MTPAVPLSLLDLTRVRKNESAADGIARSVRLARTADRLGYHRLWFAEHHNAPTIASAATALMIQHVAAQTDHLRVGAGGVMLPNHSPLVIAEQFGTLETLHPGRIDLGLGRAPGTDGATMRALRRDGREADRFPHDVLELHGYLSGQSRIPGVNAYPGAGTHVPLYILGSSLFGAQLAAQFGLPYAFASHFAPAALNDAARIYRETFDPGGPLAGPDAKPHFIAAVNVIAADDESTALEQRRQAEDGWLQTFLGRGTPLSPEDLAAVRGHPQAQQILGMLERTVAGTQAQVAGGLEALVREVQADELILVNLAVAEEHQHRTLELLAPKTTS, encoded by the coding sequence ATGACCCCTGCTGTTCCCCTGTCCCTGCTTGACCTCACCCGAGTCCGGAAGAACGAATCCGCCGCTGACGGCATCGCCCGCAGTGTGCGTCTGGCCCGCACCGCCGACCGCCTCGGGTATCACCGCCTGTGGTTCGCCGAGCACCACAACGCACCCACCATCGCGTCCGCGGCCACCGCCCTGATGATTCAGCATGTGGCCGCGCAGACCGACCACCTGCGAGTGGGCGCCGGCGGGGTGATGCTGCCGAACCATTCGCCGCTCGTGATCGCCGAGCAGTTCGGCACGCTCGAAACGCTTCATCCGGGCCGCATCGACCTGGGTCTGGGCCGCGCCCCCGGCACCGACGGCGCGACCATGCGGGCCCTGCGGCGCGACGGACGCGAAGCCGACCGGTTTCCCCACGACGTTCTCGAACTGCACGGCTACCTCAGTGGTCAGTCCCGCATCCCCGGCGTGAACGCGTACCCGGGTGCGGGCACCCATGTGCCGCTCTACATTCTCGGATCATCGCTGTTCGGTGCACAACTGGCCGCCCAGTTCGGCCTGCCGTACGCCTTCGCGTCGCACTTCGCTCCCGCGGCACTCAACGACGCGGCCCGGATCTACCGTGAGACCTTCGACCCGGGCGGTCCTCTCGCCGGGCCGGACGCGAAACCGCACTTCATCGCCGCCGTGAACGTCATCGCGGCGGACGACGAGAGCACGGCCCTCGAACAGCGGCGGCAGGCCGAGGACGGCTGGCTTCAGACGTTCCTGGGCCGCGGCACCCCCCTGAGTCCGGAGGACCTGGCGGCCGTCCGGGGACACCCCCAGGCGCAGCAGATTCTGGGCATGCTCGAACGCACCGTCGCGGGCACGCAGGCTCAGGTGGCCGGCGGCCTCGAGGCGCTCGTCCGGGAAGTGCAGGCCGACGAGCTGATTCTGGTCAACCTGGCCGTGGCCGAAGAGCACCAGCACCGCACGCTGGAACTGCTCGCTCCCAAGACCACCTCCTGA
- a CDS encoding DinB family protein yields MPTVSTPDYLNNLTDLLRETFEGTGGQGSHYIDGKGHGSVFETLDRLDHDLASTPLVPGGATIAAHTEHTRYYIQTLRRFIAQEEGVQPDWPGSWQTRSVTAEQWDRLRQALRDEYAAAMTHLSDIDVWDDDPIGGFLSILAHSAYHLGAVRLLATTLHP; encoded by the coding sequence ATGCCCACCGTCAGCACCCCGGACTACCTCAATAACCTGACCGACCTGCTCCGCGAAACCTTCGAAGGCACCGGCGGCCAGGGAAGCCATTACATCGACGGAAAAGGCCACGGCAGCGTCTTCGAAACCCTCGACCGGCTCGACCACGACCTCGCGTCCACGCCGCTGGTCCCGGGCGGCGCGACCATTGCCGCGCACACGGAGCACACCCGCTACTACATTCAGACGCTGCGCCGGTTCATCGCGCAGGAAGAAGGCGTTCAGCCCGACTGGCCGGGCAGCTGGCAGACCCGGAGCGTGACCGCAGAGCAGTGGGACCGCCTCAGGCAGGCCCTCCGGGACGAATACGCCGCCGCCATGACGCACCTCAGTGACATCGACGTGTGGGACGACGACCCCATCGGCGGCTTTCTGAGCATCCTGGCCCACAGTGCCTATCACCTGGGTGCGGTCCGGCTCCTCGCCACCACCCTCCACCCTTAG
- the menC gene encoding o-succinylbenzoate synthase, with amino-acid sequence MLLERAELRVVSLPLLRPFRTSFGEIRDKTFILLRLYGEGLHGVAEGVMDARPQYREETISGALALLRETILPDILGRRWENPEQLTRHLSAVRGNRMTLATVEMAYWDLWAQARNLPLSTVLGGVRHEVPVGVSLGIHASVDATVESAVRHAEQGYRRIKLKIQPGWDVEVVRAVKAALGALPVTVDANAAYSLADLNVLRALDDLGLDYIEQPLAWDDLRDHAKLQGLMRTPLCLDECITTAQDARKALETAACRLVNIKVGRVGGHLEARRIHDVAAAFSAPVWCGGMLESGVGRAHNIHLASLANFTKPGDTSSSSRYWARDLIHEPLETRGGLMPVPPGPGIGVTLDLPFLESVTRQTEHLGPVTVPVTPV; translated from the coding sequence ATGCTGCTTGAGCGCGCCGAACTGCGCGTCGTCTCCCTGCCGCTGCTGCGCCCCTTCCGGACCTCCTTCGGCGAAATCCGCGACAAGACCTTCATCCTGCTGCGGCTCTACGGCGAAGGCCTGCACGGCGTGGCCGAAGGCGTCATGGACGCCCGGCCGCAGTACCGCGAGGAGACCATCAGCGGCGCGCTGGCCCTCCTGCGCGAAACCATTCTGCCCGACATCCTCGGCCGGCGCTGGGAGAACCCCGAGCAGCTCACGCGCCACCTGAGTGCCGTGCGTGGCAACCGCATGACCCTGGCCACCGTGGAGATGGCCTACTGGGACCTGTGGGCCCAGGCGCGGAACCTGCCGCTGTCCACCGTGCTCGGCGGCGTGCGACACGAAGTGCCGGTGGGCGTCTCGCTCGGCATTCACGCGTCGGTCGACGCCACCGTGGAGAGCGCCGTGCGGCACGCCGAACAGGGGTACCGCCGCATCAAACTCAAGATTCAGCCCGGCTGGGACGTCGAGGTGGTCCGGGCCGTCAAGGCCGCCCTCGGGGCGCTGCCGGTCACCGTGGACGCGAACGCCGCGTACTCCCTGGCGGACCTCAACGTCCTGCGCGCGCTCGATGACCTCGGCCTGGACTACATCGAGCAGCCGCTGGCGTGGGACGACCTGCGTGACCACGCCAAACTCCAGGGGCTCATGCGCACGCCCCTGTGCCTCGACGAGTGCATCACCACCGCCCAGGACGCCCGCAAGGCACTCGAAACCGCGGCCTGCCGCCTCGTCAACATCAAAGTCGGGCGCGTCGGCGGGCACCTCGAAGCCCGGCGGATTCACGACGTGGCCGCCGCCTTCAGCGCCCCGGTGTGGTGCGGCGGCATGCTCGAAAGCGGCGTCGGCCGGGCCCACAACATTCACCTCGCGTCGCTGGCGAACTTCACCAAACCCGGCGACACCAGTTCATCCTCGCGCTACTGGGCGCGTGACCTGATCCACGAGCCGCTCGAAACCCGCGGCGGCCTGATGCCGGTGCCCCCCGGCCCGGGCATCGGCGTGACCCTGGACCTGCCGTTCCTGGAGAGCGTCACCCGGCAGACCGAGCACCTCGGCCCGGTGACGGTGCCGGTCACGCCGGTATGA
- a CDS encoding GNAT family N-acetyltransferase encodes MTGALTVRELRGRTELALTPPLARAVWGEDDGPEDPVLLQVVQRVGGLVAGAVDPQGQVWAYLVGLPTARADTQHSHRLGVHPAVRRQGLGERLKRFQQAWCLEREITRVTWTFDPLLLANAHLNIHRLGAVAVAYLPNYYGEMGGINAGVPSDRFEVVWPLGGAQVHAPWPTGAAVDPLADDLPVDLPGALAVRVPRDYYRLLREDPALALEWRQRSAPLFSRLFQAGHTLVDVDLSRGQYLFRREAAC; translated from the coding sequence ATGACCGGCGCACTGACCGTCCGGGAGCTCCGGGGCCGGACGGAACTCGCCCTCACGCCGCCCCTGGCACGGGCGGTCTGGGGTGAAGACGACGGCCCGGAAGACCCGGTGCTGCTGCAGGTCGTGCAGCGCGTCGGCGGCCTGGTCGCTGGCGCGGTGGACCCGCAGGGCCAGGTCTGGGCGTACCTCGTGGGGCTGCCGACCGCCCGGGCGGACACCCAGCACTCCCACCGGCTGGGCGTGCACCCGGCCGTCCGGCGCCAGGGGCTCGGCGAACGGCTCAAACGCTTTCAGCAGGCGTGGTGCCTGGAACGGGAGATCACCCGCGTCACCTGGACCTTCGATCCGCTGCTGCTTGCCAACGCCCACCTGAACATCCACCGGCTCGGCGCCGTGGCGGTCGCCTACCTTCCCAACTACTACGGCGAGATGGGCGGCATCAACGCCGGCGTGCCCTCCGACCGCTTCGAGGTGGTGTGGCCGCTGGGCGGCGCGCAGGTCCACGCCCCGTGGCCCACGGGGGCGGCCGTGGATCCCCTCGCGGACGACCTGCCGGTGGACCTGCCCGGCGCGCTGGCCGTCCGCGTGCCGCGCGACTACTACCGCCTCCTCCGTGAGGATCCGGCCCTGGCCCTCGAGTGGCGCCAGCGCAGCGCGCCGCTGTTCAGCCGGCTGTTCCAGGCCGGCCACACCCTCGTGGACGTGGACCTCAGCCGGGGGCAGTACCTCTTCCGCCGGGAGGCGGCATGCTGA
- a CDS encoding ABC transporter permease: MLTFVIRRLLALPLILLAVTLLIVLVMQLIPPEQRAAVYASNLQQLSQIPEIIKANHLDGNVFEQYGLWLRQALSGNLGFSRTSGQPVLPTLLSRFPATLELALYTLIPLITLGVWLGGHAAVHRNRTVDTVIRVISVVGYSVPSFVLGVWLLVIFYGALDLLPGTGNLSNDAAVRLLTGEVRHVTGLVTVDALLSGRLDVFWDALVHLILPVFTLLVVSGAGLIKGTRASMIEALNSDYIRTARAKGVSERVIVRKHARRNALLTVVTLSALSVSGLLQGAVIAETLYGYPGVGSWAAQAAALGDMPGVLGFALLTATIVVTVNLLADLAYTLVDPRVRYL, translated from the coding sequence ATGCTGACGTTCGTGATCCGCCGGCTGCTGGCGCTGCCACTCATTCTGCTGGCCGTGACGCTCTTGATCGTGCTGGTCATGCAGCTGATCCCGCCCGAGCAGCGCGCCGCGGTGTACGCCAGCAACCTGCAGCAGCTCTCCCAGATTCCCGAGATCATCAAGGCCAACCACCTCGACGGCAACGTCTTCGAGCAGTACGGGCTGTGGCTGCGCCAGGCGCTGAGCGGCAACCTCGGCTTCTCGCGCACCAGCGGCCAGCCGGTGCTCCCCACCCTGCTCTCGCGCTTTCCCGCCACCCTGGAACTCGCGCTCTACACCCTCATTCCGCTGATCACGCTCGGCGTCTGGCTGGGCGGTCACGCCGCCGTGCACCGCAACCGCACGGTCGACACGGTCATCCGGGTGATTTCGGTCGTGGGCTACAGCGTGCCCAGCTTCGTGCTCGGCGTGTGGCTCCTGGTGATCTTCTACGGCGCCCTGGACCTGCTGCCCGGCACCGGCAACCTCAGCAACGACGCCGCCGTGCGGCTGCTCACCGGTGAGGTCCGCCACGTGACCGGCCTCGTCACGGTCGACGCGCTGCTCAGCGGGCGGCTCGACGTCTTCTGGGACGCCCTGGTGCACCTGATCCTGCCGGTGTTCACGCTGCTGGTCGTCAGTGGCGCCGGCCTGATCAAAGGCACGCGGGCCAGCATGATCGAGGCGCTGAACAGCGACTACATCCGCACCGCGCGGGCCAAGGGGGTCAGCGAGCGCGTCATCGTCCGCAAGCACGCTCGGCGCAACGCGCTGCTGACCGTGGTGACCCTCTCGGCCCTCAGCGTGTCCGGGCTGCTGCAGGGCGCCGTGATCGCCGAGACCCTCTACGGCTACCCCGGCGTCGGCAGCTGGGCCGCGCAGGCCGCGGCGCTGGGCGACATGCCCGGCGTGCTGGGCTTCGCGCTGCTGACCGCGACCATCGTCGTGACCGTCAATCTGCTCGCCGACCTGGCCTACACCCTGGTCGACCCCCGGGTGCGGTACCTGTGA
- a CDS encoding ABC transporter permease, with translation MSHVTAGDSGPTPGQQAAREAGARGQLRRLQRSLPAQFGALLIGLFVLVTVLAPVLAPPQGNCRRALGMSAEQTVPGPAAYLRELLLTPEACLQMPRQGFAAQPTPPAPDAPLGRVGGYDIRYGLVWGTRTAFFLGVTVLAITLSIGSLVGLIAGFYGGLADTLLMRFTDVIFAFPALVLMLVLVAALGPGLQNIIIALSLVSWAALARVVRSEVLRLRELEFVAAAQSLGASPGRVALRHVLPGATGPLLSLAVLEMGALPIVAGALSFLGLGTPLGFADWGQLIALAQKWIQGPPGEPFAYWYVTLFPGLCIVLYSVAWNLLGDALSEAFDPRNR, from the coding sequence GTGAGCCACGTCACGGCCGGCGATTCCGGGCCCACCCCGGGCCAGCAGGCGGCGCGCGAAGCCGGCGCCCGGGGGCAGCTGCGCCGCCTGCAGCGCAGCCTGCCCGCGCAGTTCGGCGCCCTCTTGATCGGCCTGTTCGTGCTCGTCACGGTGCTCGCCCCGGTGCTCGCGCCGCCGCAGGGCAACTGCCGCCGGGCGCTGGGCATGAGCGCCGAGCAGACGGTGCCCGGCCCGGCGGCGTACCTGCGCGAGCTGCTGCTCACGCCCGAAGCGTGCCTGCAGATGCCCCGCCAGGGCTTCGCCGCCCAGCCCACGCCGCCCGCCCCGGACGCCCCGCTCGGTCGGGTGGGCGGCTACGACATCCGCTACGGGCTGGTGTGGGGGACCCGCACCGCGTTTTTCCTGGGCGTCACGGTGCTGGCCATCACGCTGAGCATCGGCAGCCTGGTGGGCCTGATCGCCGGGTTCTATGGCGGGCTCGCCGACACCCTGCTGATGCGCTTCACCGACGTGATCTTCGCCTTTCCCGCCCTGGTGCTGATGCTCGTCCTCGTCGCCGCGCTCGGCCCGGGGCTGCAGAACATCATCATCGCGCTGAGCCTGGTGTCCTGGGCCGCGCTCGCCCGGGTGGTCCGCTCGGAAGTCTTGCGGCTGCGCGAACTGGAGTTCGTGGCCGCCGCCCAGAGCCTCGGCGCCAGCCCCGGCCGCGTCGCGCTGCGCCACGTGCTGCCCGGCGCGACCGGCCCGCTGCTGAGCCTCGCCGTGCTGGAGATGGGCGCGCTGCCCATCGTCGCGGGCGCACTGTCCTTCCTGGGGCTGGGCACGCCGCTCGGCTTCGCCGACTGGGGCCAGCTGATCGCCCTGGCGCAGAAGTGGATTCAGGGTCCGCCCGGCGAGCCCTTCGCCTACTGGTACGTCACGCTCTTTCCCGGCCTCTGCATCGTCCTGTACAGCGTCGCCTGGAACCTCCTGGGGGACGCCCTCAGCGAAGCGTTCGATCCCCGTAACCGCTGA